The following proteins are co-located in the Candidatus Woesearchaeota archaeon genome:
- a CDS encoding ATP-dependent helicase (Hel112; monomeric form of the enzyme from Sulfolobus shows 3'-5' ATP-dependent helicase activity) codes for ARALMILRNYKGRQKRVGRQQVSSMILMSALKRISNNFPILKEARREVLEDLMDVRNAKLVIDQINDGKIKVEEITTTVPSPFAFNLIIQGYTDVLKMEDRMEFLKRMHQMVMAKIALKKNE; via the coding sequence GCTCGCGCTTTGATGATACTGAGAAACTATAAAGGCCGCCAGAAAAGAGTAGGAAGGCAGCAGGTCAGCTCCATGATCCTGATGTCCGCATTAAAAAGAATAAGCAATAATTTCCCGATATTGAAGGAAGCAAGACGTGAAGTTTTAGAGGATCTGATGGATGTCAGGAATGCAAAGCTTGTGATTGATCAGATAAATGACGGGAAAATAAAAGTTGAAGAGATAACAACAACTGTGCCAAGCCCTTTTGCATTCAATCTGATCATACAGGGCTATACAGATGTCCTGAAGATGGAGGACAGGATGGAGTTTCTGAAGAGGATGCACCAGATGGTGATGGCGAAGATAGCACTGAAGAAAAATGAGTGA